In the Flagellimonas sp. HMM57 genome, one interval contains:
- a CDS encoding sterol desaturase family protein — protein MEQIITYFENIPALHRSLILIGGITFFWILEGIVPLFNVNYKKWRHSVPNFFFTLTTIIVNFPLAFLLLKTADWSVENQFGIINWLPEMPLWLYVLLGVMLLDLIGAYTAHLVEHKVKPLWMVHLVHHSDHNVDTTTANRHHPLESLIRYTFTLIGVFIVGAPIGIIMLYQSLSVVLSQFNHANIRLPKKVDDAISWIIISPDMHKVHHHYQLPYTDSNYGNIFSIWDRLFGTYMKMDVDKIVYGVDTFPDEKENSSIIGLLKQPFHKYRKPTTSD, from the coding sequence ATGGAGCAGATAATCACCTATTTCGAAAATATACCCGCATTGCACCGAAGCCTAATTCTAATCGGTGGAATTACCTTTTTTTGGATTTTGGAGGGAATCGTACCGCTCTTTAACGTGAACTATAAAAAGTGGCGTCATTCCGTTCCTAATTTTTTCTTTACGCTTACAACAATAATTGTCAATTTTCCTTTGGCGTTTTTACTATTGAAAACAGCGGATTGGTCAGTGGAAAATCAGTTTGGAATCATTAATTGGCTTCCGGAAATGCCGTTATGGTTATACGTTTTGTTGGGTGTCATGCTATTGGATTTGATAGGCGCCTATACTGCACATTTGGTGGAACACAAGGTAAAACCCCTTTGGATGGTGCATTTGGTACATCATTCCGACCATAATGTAGATACCACAACAGCCAATAGACACCATCCTTTAGAAAGTTTGATTCGGTATACATTTACCTTAATAGGCGTTTTCATTGTTGGAGCGCCAATAGGTATCATCATGCTCTACCAAAGTCTGTCTGTGGTGCTATCGCAATTTAACCATGCCAATATACGCTTGCCAAAAAAGGTTGATGATGCTATAAGTTGGATTATTATAAGTCCGGATATGCATAAGGTGCACCATCATTACCAACTTCCCTATACCGATTCCAATTACGGAAACATCTTTTCGATTTGGGACAGGCTTTTTGGGACATACATGAAAATGGATGTGGATAAAATAGTCTATGGAGTTGATACTTTTCCTGATGAGAAAGAGAACAGTAGCATTATTGGTTTGTTAAAGCAGCCTTTTCATAAATACCGCAAGCCGACCACAAGTGATTAG
- a CDS encoding exo-beta-N-acetylmuramidase NamZ domain-containing protein produces the protein MPILSVFKSTVLLLFLLFSSCRGQEDSTKKHMVDTKNDSLSEVKVAANRISAYLHLLKDNDIGVVANQTSVIFKKAGNTHLVDSLISLNVNIKKVFAPEHGFRGKADAGEVVKDGVDTKTGLPIVSLYGKNKKPSKEQLQDLDIVVFDIQDVGVRFYTYIATLQLVMEACAENDIPIIVLDRPNPNAGYVDGPTMKKEHTSFLGMTTIPLVYGMTIGEFAKMINTEGWLTDGVIADLTIIPIENYNRNTDYSLSIRPSPNLPNDTSIHLYPSLGLFEGTNVNAGRGTEFQFQRYGASFLDSTQYDFSYVPQPNFGSKYPKEEGKICFGSDLSKEKRMNIMSLKWLIDAYTNTSDKSKFFKTESFTKHSGTPELQKQIEAGLSEDEIKATWQEELETFKAIRKKYLIYD, from the coding sequence ATGCCCATTTTATCTGTTTTCAAAAGTACAGTTTTATTGTTGTTTTTACTCTTTTCTTCATGTCGAGGACAAGAAGATTCCACCAAAAAACATATGGTGGACACAAAAAACGATTCGTTATCGGAAGTTAAAGTTGCCGCAAACAGGATATCCGCCTACCTTCATTTGCTTAAGGACAATGATATTGGAGTGGTTGCCAATCAAACCAGTGTTATTTTCAAAAAAGCGGGCAACACGCATTTAGTGGATTCTTTGATTTCCCTCAATGTCAATATTAAAAAAGTCTTTGCGCCAGAGCATGGATTTCGCGGAAAAGCAGATGCTGGTGAAGTGGTCAAGGACGGCGTCGATACTAAAACCGGACTTCCCATTGTTTCCTTATATGGGAAAAACAAAAAACCTTCCAAGGAACAATTACAGGACTTGGATATTGTTGTTTTTGACATTCAAGATGTGGGGGTGCGGTTCTATACGTATATCGCAACATTGCAATTAGTGATGGAAGCTTGTGCTGAAAATGACATTCCCATAATTGTGTTGGACAGACCCAATCCCAATGCGGGTTATGTTGATGGACCGACAATGAAAAAAGAACATACAAGTTTTTTGGGAATGACCACGATTCCTCTAGTTTATGGAATGACCATTGGGGAATTTGCAAAAATGATCAATACGGAAGGGTGGCTCACTGATGGAGTTATTGCTGATTTGACCATCATTCCAATTGAGAATTATAACCGAAATACCGACTATAGCTTATCGATTAGACCATCGCCCAACTTACCCAACGATACTTCTATACATCTATATCCCAGCTTAGGGCTTTTTGAGGGAACCAATGTAAATGCCGGGAGAGGTACCGAGTTTCAATTTCAACGCTATGGAGCATCGTTTTTGGACAGTACCCAATATGATTTCAGTTATGTACCTCAACCAAATTTTGGGTCCAAATATCCAAAAGAAGAAGGCAAAATATGTTTTGGAAGTGATCTATCTAAAGAAAAACGCATGAACATCATGTCCTTAAAGTGGTTGATCGATGCATATACAAACACCTCGGATAAGTCAAAATTCTTCAAGACCGAATCCTTCACCAAACATTCGGGCACCCCTGAGTTACAAAAACAAATTGAAGCTGGACTTTCGGAAGATGAGATAAAAGCTACTTGGCAAGAAGAATTGGAGACCTTTAAAGCTATCCGAAAAAAATATCTGATTTACGACTAA
- a CDS encoding ABC transporter permease — protein sequence MNLELFIAKRLITGKEHKISISAPIIKIAIAAIAIGIVMMLIAIATGVGLKQKIREKVAAFNGHIQISNYDNNTSDVSVEPISLNQDFYPKFNDVDGIAHVQAVATKGGIIRTEDTFEGMLAKGVGQDYNWNAFEEFVVDGRLPDYGGKLNDEVLISRIMANRLQLKVNDTFFSFFLKDGDASKVPNNRKFNIVGIYDSGFEEFDGTYVFVDIRHIQRMNKWKADEIGNFEVFLEDFNQLEEKSNEIYGKTLSDLDTQNIKTKYFRIFEWIGLFDFNIALIIGIMIIVGGINMITALLVLILERTQMIGVLKALGSENWSIRKVFLYNATYLIAIGLLWGNGIGLGLLYLQNKYRLFKFPNPEEYYIEYIPVHIDVPMVLFLNLGVMLLCLLMLLLPSYIITKITPVKAIKFE from the coding sequence TTGAATTTAGAATTGTTTATTGCCAAGCGCCTTATTACAGGGAAGGAGCATAAAATTAGTATATCCGCTCCTATAATAAAAATTGCCATTGCAGCAATTGCCATTGGAATCGTAATGATGCTGATTGCCATTGCCACTGGTGTGGGCCTTAAACAAAAGATCCGTGAAAAAGTTGCTGCCTTTAACGGGCATATCCAAATTTCGAATTACGATAATAATACTTCGGATGTTTCTGTAGAGCCTATCTCCTTAAATCAAGATTTTTATCCAAAGTTTAATGATGTTGATGGAATTGCACATGTGCAAGCGGTAGCAACAAAAGGCGGCATCATTAGAACCGAAGATACCTTTGAAGGGATGCTGGCCAAAGGTGTGGGACAGGATTATAACTGGAATGCTTTTGAAGAATTTGTAGTAGATGGTCGATTGCCCGATTATGGTGGTAAGCTAAATGATGAGGTTTTGATTTCCAGAATCATGGCAAATCGGTTGCAACTTAAAGTTAACGATACTTTTTTCTCTTTTTTTCTAAAAGATGGAGATGCTTCCAAAGTTCCCAATAATAGAAAGTTTAACATAGTTGGTATTTATGATAGCGGTTTTGAGGAGTTTGATGGCACCTATGTTTTTGTTGATATCCGTCACATTCAACGTATGAACAAATGGAAAGCTGATGAAATTGGGAACTTTGAGGTTTTTCTGGAAGATTTCAATCAGTTGGAAGAAAAAAGCAATGAAATCTACGGAAAAACGCTCTCTGATCTCGACACACAAAATATAAAGACGAAATACTTCAGGATTTTTGAGTGGATAGGATTATTCGACTTTAATATAGCTCTGATCATAGGCATCATGATCATTGTTGGAGGAATCAATATGATTACAGCTTTGTTAGTGCTTATTTTAGAACGTACCCAAATGATCGGGGTTTTAAAAGCATTGGGGTCAGAGAATTGGAGTATTCGAAAAGTGTTTTTGTACAATGCCACCTATCTGATTGCTATAGGACTACTTTGGGGCAATGGTATTGGTTTGGGATTGTTGTACCTTCAAAACAAGTATCGATTATTCAAATTCCCTAATCCTGAAGAATACTACATCGAATATATTCCTGTTCATATCGATGTGCCAATGGTTCTGTTTTTGAACCTAGGTGTTATGCTCTTGTGTTTGTTAATGCTTTTATTGCCTTCGTATATTATCACCAAGATAACTCCGGTGAAAGCGATTAAGTTTGAGTGA
- a CDS encoding PLP-dependent cysteine synthase family protein, producing MEYANNILETIGKTPLVKLNALTAELPCLVLAKYETFNPGNSVKDRMALQMVEDAEAVGILKPGGTIIEGTSGNTGMGLALAAVVKGYKMICVISDKQSKEKIDILKAVGSEVHVCPTDVAPEDPRSYYSTAKRLSKEIPNSWYVNQYDNPSNCKAHYLSTGPEIWEQTDGKVTHFVVGVGTGGTISGVGSYLKQQNPNVKVWGIDTYGSVFKKYHETGIFDENEIYPYVTEGIGEDILPKNVNFGIIDGFTKVTDKDAAVYTQRLAKEEGMFLGNSAGAAIKGLLQLKEHFSKDDVVVVLFHDHGSRYVGKMFNDDWMREKGYID from the coding sequence ATGGAATACGCTAATAATATACTTGAAACCATTGGGAAAACACCCTTGGTAAAATTGAATGCATTGACCGCTGAATTACCTTGTTTGGTGCTGGCGAAATATGAAACGTTCAATCCGGGAAATTCCGTTAAGGATAGGATGGCCTTGCAAATGGTCGAAGATGCTGAAGCTGTTGGAATCCTTAAGCCAGGTGGAACGATTATAGAGGGTACATCTGGGAACACTGGGATGGGATTGGCCTTGGCGGCAGTGGTAAAAGGTTATAAAATGATTTGCGTTATCAGCGATAAGCAATCAAAAGAAAAGATAGATATATTAAAGGCGGTTGGTAGCGAAGTGCATGTTTGCCCTACAGATGTAGCTCCAGAAGATCCACGTAGTTATTATTCAACAGCAAAACGACTTTCTAAGGAGATTCCCAATTCTTGGTATGTGAACCAATACGATAATCCATCCAACTGTAAAGCGCACTACTTAAGCACAGGTCCAGAGATTTGGGAACAGACCGACGGTAAAGTAACCCATTTTGTAGTTGGTGTAGGTACCGGTGGAACTATTTCTGGCGTGGGCAGTTATCTTAAACAGCAAAATCCCAATGTAAAGGTATGGGGAATCGATACCTACGGTTCTGTCTTTAAAAAATATCATGAGACGGGTATTTTTGATGAAAATGAAATATATCCATATGTAACCGAGGGGATAGGGGAGGATATATTGCCCAAGAATGTAAACTTTGGAATTATTGATGGCTTTACAAAGGTGACCGATAAAGATGCAGCTGTGTATACGCAACGTTTGGCAAAAGAAGAAGGCATGTTTTTAGGGAACTCGGCGGGAGCCGCCATTAAGGGCTTACTTCAATTAAAGGAACACTTCTCTAAAGATGATGTGGTCGTAGTGCTTTTCCATGACCATGGCAGTCGCTATGTTGGCAAAATGTTTAATGATGATTGGATGCGGGAGAAAGGATATATAGATTAA
- a CDS encoding M20/M25/M40 family metallo-hydrolase: MSLKNLLTVSCFLLTVSLVAQNLSKTEKKIITSVEKNNSEAISFLEKVVNINSGTLNAKGVKEVGMVFKDAFEDINFQTNWIEMPAEMNRAGHLFAETTGKKGKKLLLIGHLDTVFEEDSPFQEFKMINDSIAHAPGGNDMKGGNVIVLYALKALHENGLLKKAQIITAFTGDEESTGKPLEVSRKDFIDAAKRSDIALGFETSTGFNYATVARRGSSGWAVEVKGKRAHSSGIFNERVGAGAIFEMSRILHQFYTDVKGEDLLTFNPGTLLGGTFVNFDGATSKGDVFGKTNVVAQKALVRGGLRFISEEQKERAREKMRNIISNNLPNTSAEITFTDSYPAMGPTEGNKALLNVLNKVSLDLEQGEVLAYDPGKRGAADTSFVAEYVDCLDGLGAMGTGAHTPEETVNLNTIEALTKRTAILIYRLINTN, translated from the coding sequence ATGTCACTAAAGAATCTTCTAACTGTCAGCTGTTTTTTGCTGACTGTCTCACTAGTTGCACAAAATCTTTCAAAAACCGAGAAGAAGATTATAACTTCCGTTGAGAAAAATAATTCCGAAGCTATATCCTTTCTAGAAAAGGTAGTCAATATCAATAGTGGTACACTAAATGCCAAAGGCGTAAAAGAGGTAGGTATGGTCTTTAAGGATGCTTTTGAAGACATCAACTTTCAAACGAATTGGATTGAGATGCCTGCAGAAATGAACCGTGCTGGACATCTGTTTGCAGAGACTACAGGTAAAAAAGGAAAGAAATTATTGCTTATAGGGCATTTGGATACGGTTTTTGAAGAGGATAGTCCTTTTCAGGAATTCAAAATGATAAACGATAGTATTGCCCATGCACCTGGTGGCAATGATATGAAGGGAGGGAATGTCATCGTGCTTTATGCATTAAAGGCGCTGCACGAAAATGGATTATTAAAGAAGGCACAGATCATCACAGCCTTTACCGGAGATGAAGAAAGTACCGGAAAGCCTTTAGAAGTTAGTAGGAAAGATTTCATCGATGCAGCAAAACGCAGTGATATTGCTTTGGGTTTTGAAACTTCTACAGGTTTTAATTACGCCACGGTCGCCAGACGGGGTTCTTCGGGTTGGGCGGTCGAGGTTAAAGGTAAACGAGCACATTCCTCTGGAATCTTTAATGAACGGGTTGGGGCAGGAGCCATATTTGAGATGTCGCGCATCTTACATCAATTTTATACCGATGTCAAAGGTGAAGATTTGCTCACGTTTAATCCCGGTACTCTTTTAGGAGGAACTTTTGTCAATTTTGATGGTGCAACAAGTAAAGGCGATGTTTTTGGAAAGACCAATGTTGTTGCCCAAAAAGCTTTGGTGCGTGGAGGGTTGCGTTTTATTTCGGAAGAACAAAAAGAAAGGGCACGAGAAAAAATGCGAAATATCATATCCAACAATCTTCCCAATACTTCTGCGGAGATAACCTTTACAGATAGTTATCCAGCAATGGGGCCAACAGAAGGAAACAAGGCGCTTTTGAATGTTTTGAATAAAGTAAGTCTCGATTTGGAACAGGGCGAGGTTTTGGCGTATGATCCGGGGAAACGCGGTGCAGCAGATACATCCTTCGTTGCCGAATATGTAGATTGTCTAGATGGTTTGGGAGCTATGGGCACTGGGGCGCACACCCCTGAAGAAACCGTAAATCTAAATACAATAGAAGCTTTGACTAAACGTACGGCAATCTTAATCTATAGACTTATCAATACAAACTAA
- a CDS encoding aldose 1-epimerase yields the protein MITLKNENSTVGIDDGELVSYVVKGHEFIHQKGSPGWRSSDTEMFPIIGPVNEANFNVQVSKGNATQDQHGILRELEYKLVSNTETSAVYKKEYKTGTPIKNSKYPEKSTKQWLMWPFSFGFEKSFNLNREVLEVTFIITGEHDMPFMLGYHPAFKLHTDNPIIVAGEKEITLDEILAVGNRALQIANCKSITLKDKKSITIETEGFEHFMCWTEVNNMVCIEPITFYPYAVEQSKLHEGFQYLKDSARFKVTLKVN from the coding sequence ATGATAACTCTAAAAAACGAAAATAGTACGGTCGGTATTGATGATGGAGAGTTGGTTAGCTACGTTGTTAAAGGTCACGAATTCATCCATCAAAAAGGAAGCCCGGGTTGGAGAAGTTCGGATACGGAGATGTTTCCTATCATTGGACCTGTAAATGAAGCAAACTTTAACGTACAGGTCTCCAAAGGAAATGCTACACAAGATCAGCACGGTATTTTACGGGAATTGGAGTACAAACTTGTTTCCAATACAGAAACTTCGGCGGTCTATAAAAAAGAGTATAAAACTGGAACGCCTATTAAAAATTCCAAGTATCCAGAAAAATCTACTAAGCAGTGGTTGATGTGGCCTTTCTCTTTTGGTTTTGAAAAGTCATTCAACCTGAACAGAGAAGTACTGGAAGTTACATTTATTATTACAGGCGAACATGATATGCCTTTTATGTTAGGGTACCACCCGGCATTTAAACTTCATACGGATAATCCGATAATAGTTGCCGGTGAAAAGGAAATCACATTGGATGAGATTCTGGCGGTTGGGAATAGAGCTTTACAGATTGCCAATTGTAAATCCATCACATTAAAAGACAAAAAATCCATTACCATTGAAACCGAAGGCTTTGAACATTTTATGTGTTGGACGGAGGTAAACAACATGGTCTGTATTGAACCCATTACTTTTTATCCCTATGCGGTTGAACAAAGTAAGCTGCACGAAGGATTTCAATATTTGAAGGATTCAGCCCGATTCAAAGTAACTTTGAAGGTCAACTAA
- a CDS encoding helix-turn-helix domain-containing protein — MEEEYIKLIFGLKLKQIRGKKNLSLFGLSKLTGLSKSYLNEIEKGKKYPKTDKIVLLAEKLEVPYDKMVSLKLDKNLAPVGEILQSKVLKELPLHLFGIKESDLIDIVANAPTKVNAFISTIIEIAKHYDFGKESFYLASLRSYQEANQNFFPDLESAVIDFAKAYHINMEKSVSSSELEEILVEEYGYTINNEDLITYRELDNLRSIFVPKTKTLLVADHVDEAQRTFIYAKEIGYNYLKITERLYTFTWIKFENFDQVLNNLYASYFAGALIIPRQLLKRNLDDFLAKPKFDKTFLAKMTKRFNASPESLYQRLTNLLPADYQMENIFFLRFAYLKGSQHFDITKELHLTHQHSPHGNETNEKYCRRWASVRVLQKIEKTDAEHDIKVQISHYPDDKFSYLIFSSATKDPFKKDMYRSVGIGLLMNDQLKRKVSFLGDKAIKTYNVGVTCERCAIADCAERMAPASILLEQEKNAMTEAAVDELKQKFS; from the coding sequence ACAAATACGCGGAAAGAAAAACCTATCACTATTCGGGCTTTCTAAGCTTACCGGACTTTCCAAATCCTACCTGAACGAAATCGAGAAAGGAAAAAAGTATCCAAAAACCGATAAAATTGTCCTGCTTGCAGAGAAGCTAGAGGTGCCTTACGATAAAATGGTATCCTTAAAGCTGGATAAAAACCTAGCTCCCGTCGGGGAAATATTGCAATCCAAAGTATTAAAGGAGTTGCCACTGCACTTATTTGGGATTAAGGAAAGTGACCTTATCGATATTGTTGCCAATGCGCCGACCAAGGTAAATGCCTTTATCAGCACCATTATTGAAATTGCAAAACACTATGATTTTGGTAAGGAAAGCTTTTATCTTGCTTCCCTACGTTCGTACCAAGAAGCAAATCAAAACTTTTTTCCAGATTTGGAAAGTGCTGTTATTGATTTTGCAAAAGCATACCATATCAATATGGAAAAGTCCGTCTCTTCATCTGAGCTGGAAGAGATCCTAGTTGAAGAATACGGTTACACAATAAATAATGAAGACCTGATCACCTATAGGGAGTTGGATAATCTGCGTTCTATTTTTGTCCCTAAAACAAAGACACTTTTGGTTGCCGATCATGTAGATGAGGCACAGCGTACTTTTATTTACGCGAAGGAAATTGGCTATAATTATTTAAAAATCACAGAACGTCTGTACACGTTTACCTGGATCAAGTTTGAAAATTTTGACCAAGTACTCAACAATTTATATGCCTCTTACTTTGCAGGTGCACTGATCATTCCCAGACAATTGCTCAAACGTAATCTGGATGATTTTTTAGCAAAGCCAAAGTTCGACAAGACATTTTTGGCTAAAATGACAAAGCGCTTCAATGCGTCTCCTGAGTCTTTATATCAACGATTGACAAACCTATTGCCTGCCGATTATCAGATGGAGAATATATTTTTCCTGCGATTTGCATATCTAAAAGGGAGTCAACACTTCGATATCACCAAAGAACTTCATCTTACCCATCAACACTCGCCCCACGGCAATGAGACCAATGAAAAGTACTGTCGCAGATGGGCTTCGGTCCGCGTACTACAAAAAATTGAAAAAACAGATGCTGAGCATGATATTAAAGTACAGATTTCCCACTATCCAGATGATAAATTCTCATATTTAATTTTTTCTTCTGCCACCAAAGATCCATTTAAAAAAGACATGTACCGAAGTGTGGGCATTGGATTGCTCATGAACGACCAACTAAAGCGTAAAGTCAGTTTTCTGGGCGACAAAGCAATTAAAACCTATAATGTGGGTGTTACCTGCGAAAGATGTGCTATTGCGGATTGTGCCGAGCGAATGGCTCCTGCATCAATCTTGCTTGAACAAGAAAAAAATGCCATGACCGAAGCTGCTGTAGATGAATTAAAGCAGAAATTTAGTTGA